The window GAATCGAACAGTTCCTTCTTCGTAGGAATTTCCAGCTCAATTTAGCAAAATTTTGCATACCAAATCACGTACATAAAATATATTGCGTGCACGACCGGAATAATACACTGAAATCATTGttcatctatatatatatatacatacatacatacatacatacatacatacatacatacattttaGAACACTGTCATATATGTAGAACTGTCGCATATCTGGCAATCGAAATTCGAAATACAAAAAGGCAGATGGTGTGaactctcgaaggaaaattACTTTATAGCAGGTGTTCCCTGGACAGGGAACAGGTGACTGCAACGActgtatattatatgtatagatatTACCTTTCTTCTTGATATTTTTagaattgatataaaaattgtacACGAAGCagtaagaaagaagaaacattaACGATATACGTACAAAATATAAGAATAACTGTAAAACGTACCTAAAGTGAGCCGTATTGAATGCTAATTGAGAGACGGTCTTTCGATCAGTCCGTAAGTTGACTGGCGTTCGTGCTTACGAAATGATAAAAATCACTGATTCACTTCTTATGCTTCGTACCTATCACGAAGCTTTGGTTTTTCCCAGGACAACGAGATTTCCGAGCCGATATCGTGCCCTCTCTGGTAAATAACCCACGTGGAGGATGTTGAATAAATTCGCCAGTGGAATACTAAACGGCAGTTGAGTAGCTTCGCTTAATTCTCTGGACAGAAACGCGACGTCAGACAATTTTTTACTAATTTCCATCCTCTTGGATCATTCGAGGCACCtagaaaattgtaaaagaatTAGAAAACGTTTGTAGAATTGAGACAATTTGAAAATCTAGAGAACTTGTGaaacttaaaagaaaaaaaagccaGGAAAGCTAGGAAAACTTCAGACTTCCACGTATCGTCTACCTCTCCTGTTTCCGAAGAATTCGCAATTTCTCCTTATAGAAAATGAAAGGTTCCTTCTGGCACGAATCCCAATCGGTCCACGGATTCCTGCGAACAAAGAAATAATGCAGTAAGCTTGCTTCTTGACCGACGACGTCTTTTCGCAATAAAGAAATTCTCTTTCACGATAAGCGATACCTGACTGAAAGAAATTTCTGGAAAAGCAATTCCATCTTCCATTGCCTATTAAAAGGTGAACCGAGTATCGATTCGTGTCAAacttatttacaaataaatgttttttttttgtcgaaTTCATTCACGAAAGAATATGAAAGATTGCTAACCCTTCCTTGCAGAGTATAAAGTTTCAATGTTAGTTACCGGAAGTAACTTGATACAGAGTTGGCTTCCTAACACGCGTGCGGACGCATTTTTATGCGGTCATTTAAAGATTTGACAAATCAAATCACATAGCAGTTTATGGATACTTTGATGcttttattaccatatgtagTGACGCTTGTTTTACCCCAGATAAAACGAAATGTAGTAGACTCAATCAGTTGACGTAAGACAAACAATTATGATTGGTGTGTTTGTCTGATTTGCCGTCTGAATGAGAACCACTGTCGTCGCACAGAAGGGCGCGTGCCAAGAGTTCACATCTGCCGCAGTTGTTTTCGCAGCCCCTCGTTTCTTTCTGgaacaccaccaccaccaccaccaccaccactgaTAAATGCGTCTCCGGTTTCGAAAAAATGGCTTCCGCAGGaagtagcagcagcagcagcagcagcagcaacagaccTTTCCATTTCCCCATTTCCATTTCCTTTCCTTTCGGTCGGTCGCAAAGAATCCACCCTGGACGGAAAAAAGTTGAACGTTAGAAGGATTTTAGCCATCTTTCTACAAATTGATAAATAGCTCAAGTACACGTAGCTTAAGACTCGTCACTGTTCCATCCTGAAATATAAAAAGCTGAACGATGATTGCCCATTGTCTACTCGGTGCAGTATGTTTTCTTTACAAATTGTCTAGACGCGGAAGAGAATAATCGTGGAAGGAAAATAATAAGAGGAGAAGCATTCAGACGGTGTGACGatttcctcttcctttctcaAAAGACCCTTCTTCGGCTGTTTGTCGGCTTTGCAACGTCTCTTCAAGAAtatcctgaaaaaaaaaaaaaaactgtaatAGACTgagtttttaataattacaaataacgtTGGTAAATACTTGAAAATTCATCGAATAGAAAGAGGTAAATGTTGAatatttgtttgaaaaaaaatccGAGTCAATTAGGAAGCAAAATGAGTGTTGTTGGCTGAGTGGAATGGATCGAAAGGATAGGAGGACGCGACGAGAAGGTGAAAAATGTACAGTGGGGTGTCTGAGAAATAGAGGTACGGTCCTGAATAAGGGGGCCCAAGGAAGAAGGGGACGAACGCAGGTAAGCAGCTGCAAGTATCTGCAGGGGCAACAGCAGCCGCGTGCTTAAATTAGTCCCGGCACAACTGTCGTTCGTGTAACACGTCAAGAGACATCGTTCTGTGCTGTTAAAGAATCACGAATCACGAATCGCGAACCGATACACGAGTATTGTAATTGTAACAGAAAGAATCTGTATTTTTGTCTAATTTCGTCTTCTAGATAGCTGTTGTGAAACATTTATACGATAGAATCGATAGGATAAATGAATTGAAAACCATGATACAGGTAGACGTTTAAAGAAGATCATTGAACCAGATCGTTGGACTTTTAGTTGAGATATACGAACGAATAACGAACGATGAATCAGAAAGTgaatgttaataattaaaagaagctTGTGTAAAAAGGGCTTGAAGAACGTTAAATTAAGTAGTAAATAAACGGTTACTGATCGTATGAaggttgaagaagaagaagaaaaagaaaaagaaaaagaaaaagaaaaagaaaaagaaaaagaaaaagaagaagatgctGATATTGAAGCTGTTGGTGGTATCGAGCGTTTGCTGGATGGCCAGGTGCGACCTGTTGGACCTGTACGTGCAGCACATGGACGAAACGATGAGGACTATGGCGTACAGCAGGAGCAGGCATCATCCAAAAGACATTTCGTCCAGGATAAAGAGAAGTTTCCGCGATGAACCGGTGCTCAGAGTTGGCACGTTCAAGAAACAACGTTTGGACGTTGACAAAGAGTGGTACGCACAGTGGAAAGCGAAAAGAAAGATTCATTACAAGAACGATGCTTTGGACTTTGTAAATTCTAAAGAGGAGAACCTCGAGCCGGATCAACACGAATTGTTGAAGAACCAAAGTGAAACTGTAGGAAAAGAGTGTGAAGAAACTACGACGATTACCAGCAGGTTGGAAAAGAAGGAGACATTTTCAGACGTGTTCGATATCGAGCTTTCAAACGAAGAATCCTCGACGTTAAACGACACGAATGATTCGTTTCCCAAACGAATTAACGATGAAAACGATGATGATTCAGCGGTCGAGATTGGATTCAGCGATCGAGAAGAGATGGTAATTGAAATGGAAACGGAGGAAACTGATTCAGAGAATCAGTTTGAGATGATCAAGAACCAGTCTGACCGAAATCTCTTCGATGATCCTATATTGAAGAGAAGGCCAAAATCGCGAGATAGAGTACCAAAAAAGTATATCCCATCTACAGAGAAGCTAGCCAAGGTTGTTCGTGGCTGCAAGTATATGGAGTGCACCGAGGATAAGCTGGACAATAGAGAGAAAAGAAGCATCAAGGAGCCAAAGTTCACGAGACACGAGATACTGGATGACAATGGCGAGGTTATCCTCGAGTGGGATCCTTCTGACGAGAAAATGGTCACGTTCAAGGTCACCGCAAAGACCTTGGGCTACATTAGTATCGGCTTCAACGAGAAGAATCACATGAAAGGAGCTGATATCCTGCTTGCTTGGGTGGATGATCAGACAGGCACCGTCAATCTGCTGGTAAGTCCTTTTCTATTCGAAATTTTGCTATGCGTATCTCTCGTTCGTGTGATCGATGAGAGGGACTGGACTGGTTCAGGTATTCCGCCCAATGATCGATAGCCTTACTCTCCTTCTGAAagaatcaatttttttattattattatcatcatcatcataacATTTTTTCACTAACAATAATTTTTTTGCTAACAGACTTACGTAAAAGAACAAGTTTTTCGACTGATTTCGACTGATTTCGACTGATTTCGACTGTCGAACGTCATCGGTCGTTTCTTCTCATACTGTTAGGTGATAATTGATTGTTAGGGAAATGAGAATTGTACGAAACGAGAAATATCAAACAACACCTTGCAACGTGGATTCATCAACGAAAGAAATCTCCTCCTTCCCTTACCTTTCAACGAAGCAACAAGTTTTTCGCGATTCTTCCCTCTACACGGGACAGCTGAAGATCTATCGACCTGGGTCCTCGTTGCCATGAATCGAGCTGGAGAGAAGGAACTGAAAGAATATAAAAAGAAGAGgtaacaaagaagaagaagtggaGAAAAAGGAGGTAAAAAGAAAGATTAAGAAGGCAAGGCGGTCGAGGCAGAAGGAGAGGTCGAAAACAGCAGTCTGAAGAACCTGCGGAgctgaaagaaggaaagaaagatgaaaaagaaaaagaaaaaagagaatcgCGAATTAAAGTATCGGCCTCTTCTAACCGACCGCGACCGTACGACGAAATCCCTTTCGAAAGGGATATCTCTTTGATCCCACGTTTCGCGTGCACCTTTCGTATTAACGAGTTTCGTTTAATTAACGCATCACAATTGATTCTACTCGATTTTAAAGAACGGAATTTCTACCGCAACACGATAAAACTTTGAACCGAACGCCAAGTCAACTTTCAGTCAACTTTGAATGAGAAGATATGCaataaaaggattaaattaaaaaaaaagaaactggttATCGAAACCTGCTTGAAAACTACAGCTTCTCCGAATTCctaatcttaattaaatttatatccgTCCAAGGTATGCAGCGTCAACGGGAACCTGTTCACTGTACAATTATCCAATGCGCCTCTGTCTGTGTCTACGATTTACCATTTTTACTCGATGCAATTAACTTTTGGAAAACGATAGAGATTCGACCAAGGGGTAAGAACGGTGCTTAATATGTGAAACAAATATGAATCCTTTAAGAATTTAGCCGATTCTCGTCCTGTGATACAACGAAgggttgaaaaagaaagaagagatgCGAGCAGGtgggagagaagagagaaagagagagagatagagaagaaCGGCTGGTAGAAAATTAACGAACGTCGTTCCACCGGTCGAGATAAAGTCATGATAAATTTACGTCCGTCGAGGGCAGCGAGGCATTTCTCGCCCCTTTTTTACCTTGACGAATTCGGAACCCATGACCGCTCGTCGAACGCATGACTGGACAGATTACCCCTGGAATGGAATTAccgaaatgaagaagaaaaaaaagaaaatcaaactgtcaattattattgaaaatcagTGAAACATTTGCATTTTTTACTAATCGACATGAATCGATGATTATTGTGTTCGGTTAACGGTAATTGTTGTTTGAAATTTCTGTATCGCCTGGTGTATCGTAGGTTACAAAAGGTGGCAAAGAAGGTATTGGAGAGGTTGCGTGACTAAACGTGCGACCAACACACGTATGGAAAGGATCGCGACGCGacggcaggcaggcaggcaggcaggggTTCCAATGGGGCCCAGTCAAGGCCTCCAGACATTGGCGAGGGGAGGCTATACGCTATACACGAATCTTTCGGTATCGTtgcgaagaaagaaaaaaagcccTCCATTTCTCAGCCATGCGATcgttttcattaataataattgaaatagaaagaGGAAAACGTCTTCTTTTAATTTCTACGAAATTTCACGCGAAACAATCTCATGGGCGGAGAAGAAAGTTGAGCAACTCGAAAGTTATTCGCATGGAGCAACGGGACGTGCACGTACAACGATTACGATCGTAATTTATTACAGAGGCAAGGGAACGCGTTTCGCAAAGTGAATTTGAAATGCAAGCTAATCTGCGATCCGTCCATCTCCTGGTCCAACAACAGGCTTACTCGGTGCATAGATCGTTCCCCTTACCTTCCGACGTGATCTTTTTCTCATTATCTTCGACATGtaccctcttcttcctcttctttcaaAGCCCGCGAATACAACCAGTTTTCGTTTGTTTTTTCGCTGCAACTTCACCTCCCACCCTTCCTTTTCTTTGCCCGATAAGGCCGATAAGCATTATTTTTCACGGGGACGTAATTAAATGCGACTTGACAGCTCTCTTATCGAGTTCATCCAAGATAATTCAAtgtagaaagagaagaaaaaaagacaatttTTACCCACTTCTTTCTATGTAGACTTTTCGATTCGCCTTGAGGGCTGAGGTGAAAATTATCACTAGCTGGTTGAACCGGTGCCAAACTGGTTCGCGGAAGCTGATTCCTCGTGCTGCTGCTTCCGAGCCGATCAATTCACACGGTAACCGGATCTGTAAATCATATTAAGTATGTTAAGTATGTTAAAATCTTTCTCAATCGAGGCATTGTTATCCTGATTACTCATCGATCACCAGCTCAACcggtatttgaaaaaataaataaataaagaaataaaaagggtTGAAATGTGCCAAAGCAAAGTGCGCAATTCTAAGCGAGAAAGGGAGAGTCAAGATCACAGACCTTGACAGCAACGTTTCCACTAGATTTTAATTCGTCGATTATTATTCCGCATACGCTCGTAAAAGTAAGTACGATGAGCTATAACGAGCCGGTGAGCATAATTGCGCGTAGCTACTTTTCTCACCGTTAGCGTACACGTGTGAGAACCGGATCGACTTGTACGCTGGCGACATGTTGGAAATTACTCGTATTATTTTACGAGAGTTTAATACAATAACGGTAGACGGAAGATGCGTTAACTGGCTGAAACTTTGGAAAATTATAGATGGGACCATCTAAAACAGGATCGGTTTCGATTGGACTTTAGCTCCGCTTAGAGAGCGGTTATCCCCTTTCAAGAGTTCGCTTTGCGCTACCAGCTGCTGTTTCTGCCAGGTGGTAAAAAGGAGAGCCCCTATGACCAGGGAAGAGACAGAGCAATGAAAcgaaagaaggagagaaagagaagagtatGTAGGGAGCGAATAGTCGGCTTTCTCGAGGCGTTGTCGAAAAGAGAGGGGAAAAAGTTGGAgggtagaaagaaaaaaagaaatgagaaagggaaagggaaaggaATACCGGCGAAACGTTCGAAACGTTCGAAACGATCGAAACGGgtagagaagagaaagagaatgagGCTCTACCCCAAAACACCTGGCAGTTGGCAGGCATCGTCCTCCTAGTGGCGCCTCATGAgagaatttctctctttttcataGCAACTTGGCTCCCATGGGAACCACGACGACGTTTCAGAGGTATAAAGAcaagtttttcttttcttttctcttctttttttttcgtggtCTGTACTTGTATACAGATTGgaaagcattttttttttttttttttttttttttttcaagatcgATTACACCGATAGACGAGGGCGACGTCGATGCTGTATTGAAATATTTCGCGAGAATCGCTCAcggttaatttttataaaatttctattccAAGCAATCACAAGAAAAAATCAAACATACGTCGCAAATTAAAATTCCTAACGTGAAATAATTAACactgaaaaaagtgaaaaaagagaaaagaaaaactaGTAATTTGTATATTGTTCTCACACTTACTTACGTACGtacgtacgtatgtatgtatgtatgtatgtgggCTATAAGGGATCTCTTCTGAAACGTACAGGTTTCTCAGAAGACTCGCATAGGAAATGCGAGTACCGATCCATGACGTCACATCCGTCGAATTAATTTTCCGCATCCACGCACGCCTGCCTCTTTTCCCATGCATCCGTGACTCTCCCTCCGTTCTCCAAGGATATCGAGGAGCTTTGGTAGCAACAACTTTTGCTAATTCTTCTTCCATTTCTCGCCCCCCATTCGGTGTAATTGCACCGAATCGGTGAACGTAGGTATCTGTTCCGGAAAGGCGAATGTCTAACTCGCCAACCAACTTTTCCAGCAATCCTTTGCCTAATCTCCGTATCGCGATCAAACTGGACGCGGTAAATGCTTTTCCTCTTAATCAAGCACGCATAAATAACAGCAATTAAAGCGTCACTCGGCGAAAGAGACGAGTCGATTCAAGAAATCGCCACGGAATCTCCAGCAATTCCAGGGTCGTGTTAATTAGTCCAACGACGATGAGAATATCCGGGTGCTATGAGAAAATCCCTTGCAAACTTCGTGAGAACGCGCTTAAACCCCGCCCGAATAACACACCACGACCGGTCGCAATTAAAAAGCAGAATTATGTGTATCTCcttctttcgttttttctttccttcgtttcttccttccttccttccttccttccttccttccttccttccttccttccttccttccttcgttcgtCCTGCTATCAACGATTCTCCGCTGATAAATTCTTCGATAGCGAACAATTCTTTCAGAAGAAGAATGTTTATTCTGTAAATAGAACACAGAACAAGAACGTTAGCTTCTTTTTTCCGATACGATATCGAACATTATTACCATTTCCTCTTTGCACGTGCTCGGTACAAAACACGCAGCAAGCATGACGACGTTCGGTCAATTATTTCGATTCATTACGAACAGGAAGGAGACTTCCCTTCGGCTTCTTACAAACTTTAGCGCCCGACCATAATCGGAATTCAACGGACCCAAACGCCTGCGGCCTCCCTTCTGCCTTTCAGACGATGCTCTCTTTTTCCTTCGGATAcaacgtatatacatatactgtTGTTTATACTACACACATACATACGCTTAAAAAGTAAAATCAAATATGATTTCTCCATTTTCCTTTTCAATACACTAATTCAACATACTGTCTGACCAAAGAAGAGTAGAGGAGAAAGTGCAGCAGGAGAAGAGTAACAAATGGAGGCTGACAGAAAGT of the Osmia lignaria lignaria isolate PbOS001 chromosome 7, iyOsmLign1, whole genome shotgun sequence genome contains:
- the LOC117609518 gene encoding uncharacterized protein LOC117609518 is translated as MKNVEIAGKVNARRRKVLEGQETSSRSSSRSSRPRSLSGQIRLPCELIGSEAAARGISFREPVWHRFNQLVIIFTSALKANRKVYIERIPSLQLDSWQRGPRSIDLQLSRVEGRIAKNLLLR